The following nucleotide sequence is from Pseudoalteromonas xiamenensis.
CATAAAACCTTCACTGAACTGCAACCAATCCTCGCCACGATGAGCGCAGTTTTGAAAAGGGAAGCATCATGGACACGCTCAATTTCACCGACTTAGCTACGTTGATAAACTGCAATTCATACAGCAAACACAAAACCGGAGTAGATAAACACGGAGAACTCATGGTTGAACTTATCCAACCATTAGGAATGTCTCTAACTCGTTACCAACGCGACACAGTGGGCGACCATTTATTGTTTCGCTCAGCCCGTCGTTCAGGTAAGAAAGTGTTACTACTAGGCCACCTAGATACCGTTTTTCCACCCGATACCTTTACCGATTTCCACATGGACGAACAGTGGGTTTATGGACCTGGTGCTTGCGATATGAAAGGTGGCAACTTCGTTGCACTTGAAGCGCTACGTTTTCTCAAAAAACAATTTGGTCAGCTCGCGAACGTCGACTTTCTTTTAGTCAGTGACGAGGAAATTGGCAGTGACGATAGTCGTTCATTGACAGAACACCTCGCCAAAAACTATGACGCATGTTTGGTTTTTGAAGCAGCGGGCAAGAATCATGAAGTGGTGGTTGCCCGTAAAGGCATTGCAACCTTTGAAATCAACGTAGAAGGCAAAGCTGCCCACGCAGGCAATCATTACGCCGATGGCATCGATGCCAATTACGCGGCGGCCAATATGATCATTGAGCTGTGTAACCTAACTGATTTGAAAAAGGGTAGCACGGTCAATGTAGGTAAAATTCAAGGTGGTATTGGTGCCAACACCATCTCACCCAAATCTTCGATGTTGGTTGAAGCTCGCTTTACCAGTGACGTTGAGCAAGCGCGATTACTCAATAGCATTGAAAATATTTGTTTAGCCATTGAGGTGACAG
It contains:
- a CDS encoding M20 family metallopeptidase — encoded protein: MDTLNFTDLATLINCNSYSKHKTGVDKHGELMVELIQPLGMSLTRYQRDTVGDHLLFRSARRSGKKVLLLGHLDTVFPPDTFTDFHMDEQWVYGPGACDMKGGNFVALEALRFLKKQFGQLANVDFLLVSDEEIGSDDSRSLTEHLAKNYDACLVFEAAGKNHEVVVARKGIATFEINVEGKAAHAGNHYADGIDANYAAANMIIELCNLTDLKKGSTVNVGKIQGGIGANTISPKSSMLVEARFTSDVEQARLLNSIENICLAIEVTGVKVTLSGGLQRPVMMPSEAQQQLLEEVAAILGESIPTERRGGVSDANIVAVAGVPTLDGFGPFGDGDHTIHERALKSSFTKRIEQVSKILAALCFEEAVEMANV